From one Lineus longissimus chromosome 3, tnLinLong1.2, whole genome shotgun sequence genomic stretch:
- the LOC135485219 gene encoding probable serine/threonine-protein kinase DDB_G0267514: protein MSNGLPFDFPNFNGHFGEILWTGYLGCGRYGNVYHGYLIKEGKDVAVKEVRGDIDPRQCRTILGEWCFLRHPNVLRFFDFHMETTALRGTTLHLMLEYAKHRSIKDYLQQHQVVPDHNFLRWSLQVTGGLKFLHSNNIIHRHLKSSNILLDANYNVKLSDFGYEFVKRNLYKELFVEVSWIAPELIRGDQSVEAVASGGSIEADVFALGMVMWEMTTCDQPYKEKDNQYQIMWASCVRAGRPRIPQNCSEEISELIQDCWHQVPVMRPDVENILRRLEEIELPRSEQKRV from the coding sequence ATGTCCAACGGACTACCGTTTGATTTCCCTAACTTTAATGGACATTTCGGTGAGATTCTTTGGACGGGGTACTTAGGATGTGGTCGCTATGGTAATGTTTACCATGGTTACCTGATCAAAGAAGGGAAAGATGTCGCTGTGAAGGAAGTGAGAGGAGACATTGACCCGAGACAATGTCGGACTATCCTGGGGGAATGGTGTTTCCTGAGACACCCGAATGTCCTTAGGTTCTTTGACTTTCACATGGAGACTACTGCTCTGAGAGGCACGACTTTGCACCTGATGTTGGAGTACGCCAAACACCGTTCTATAAAAGACTACCTCCAACAACACCAGGTTGTACCAGATCACAATTTCCTGCGCTGGAGCTTACAGGTTACCGGAGGACTAAAATTCCTCCACAGCAATAACATCATACACAGACACCTAAAATCATCCAATATTCTCTTGGACGCAAACTACAATGTTAAGTTATCTGATTTTGGGTACGAATTCGTTAAAAGGAACCTTTATAAGGAATTATTCGTGGAGGTTTCTTGGATTGCGCCGGAGCTTATCCGGGGGGACCAATCGGTGGAGGCGGTCGCTTCGGGCGGGAGCATTGAGGCCGATGTGTTCGCCCTTGGCATGGTCATGTGGGAGATGACCACTTGTGACCAGCCATACAAGGAGAAAGACAACCAGTACCAGATCATGTGGGCGTCCTGTGTGAGGGCTGGGAGACCGAGGATCCCTCAGAACTGCTCGGAGGAGATCAGTGAACTGATTCAGGACTGCTGGCACCAAGTGCCCGTCATGAGACCAGATGTCGAGAACATCCTCAGGCGGCTGGAGGAGATTGAACTGCCAAGAAGTGAACAGAAACGGGTCTGA
- the LOC135485217 gene encoding mitogen-activated protein kinase kinase kinase 20-like produces the protein MPSLTTVTRSTLDQYSVFNMMNCRRTSRTFTVPVLKGAFGEIVWETFLGSGRYGDVFQGYWASKNKNVAMKVLHGDAELENVKREIDIWRVLEHPNLIKLYDYCSDDESDDIYGCPQVSVIMEYAPNGSLFDYIQTNRTVPRELFWRWSQQTAAGLVYLHQRNIVHRDLKSPNIVLDSVFNAKLCDFGCCTCLARTTTVSVVGSIRWMPPEVLMAKHASSSSDLYSFGMVLWEMLTAMLPFHEMDNEFQIMWAVCESHKRPKLPEECPLELSGLIERCWHHESHGRPGIKEVLNILTKLAAVDLRGRPTEL, from the coding sequence ATGCCCTCCCTAACGACAGTAACCCGGTCTACGTTGGATCAGTATTCGGTCTTCAACATGATGAACTGTCGCAGGACCAGTCGGACTTTCACCGTCCCAGTTCTCAAAGGAGCATTCGGGGAAATCGTCTGGGAGACATTCCTAGGAAGCGGTCGTTATGGGGACGTTTTCCAAGGATACTGGGCGTCGAAAAATAAAAACGTTGCCATGAAGGTCCTTCATGGTGATGCTGAGCTCGAGAATGTGAAACGTGAAATTGATATTTGGCGGGTCCTGGAGCACCCGAACTTGATCAAATTGTATGATTATTGTAGTGACGACGAATCAGACGATATATACGGTTGTCCGCAGGTGAGCGTCATCATGGAATACGCACCAAACGGTTCCCTCTTTGATTACATCCAAACAAACCGGACAGTCCCGAGGGAGTTGTTCTGGCGCTGGAGTCAACAAACAGCAGCAGGGCTAGTCTACCTCCACCAGCGCAATATCGTCCACAGGGACTTGAAGTCGCCGAATATTGTCCTTGATTCTGTCTTCAATGCGAAACTCTGTGATTTTGGTTGCTGTACGTGCTTGGCGCGGACTACTACTGTGTCGGTGGTGGGTTCGATTCGCTGGATGCCACCTGAGGTGCTGATGGCCAAGCACGCCAGTTCATCTTCGGACTTGTATTCATTTGGGATGGTCCTTTGGGAAATGCTGACTGCCATGTTACCTTTTCACGAAATGGACAACGAATTCCAGATCATGTGGGCTGTGTGCGAGTCTCATAAACGGCCCAAACTGCCGGAGGAGTGTCCGTTAGAACTGAGCGGCCTGATAGAACGATGCTGGCACCATGAGTCACATGGAAGGCCTGGTATCAAAGAGGTGCTGAATATATTGACTAAACTTGCTGCTGTCGACTTGAGAGGACGACCAACTGAGCTATAA